The stretch of DNA GGCTTGGTAGCCGAATACCGCCTTAGCTCACGGCTGCGGGTGCGTACCGGAGTGCTGCGGAGTGTGAAGCGCTACGGCGCCCGCGGTTCCGACTACCGCCCCCCAGCCGGGTACTGGACGTGGCGCATTCCGGTGGAGGAAGTAGAGGCCAATTGCCGCATTCTGGAGATTCCGCTGGATGTTCGTTACGACGTTTGGCTGCGCCCCGGCTACTCGTTGTACGCCAGCGCGGGCCTTACCTCCCTCGTGCTGCGCAATGAGCGCTACACCTACCACTACGAGCTAAACGGCGAGTACATGGAACGCACCAGAAGTTACCCCAACGGCGGCACGCAAGCCCTACAGGTACTCAGGCTGGCGGCTGGGTATGAGCGCAACGTAGCTCCGCGCTGGGTAGTACAGGCTGAGCCATTCGTAAACGTACCGCTTCATGGCGTTGGGTTTGGGCAAATGCGGTTGGGCAGCACGGGCCTGCTGCTAGGCCTCCGCTATGGCCTAGGCCATCCTAAAGTGGTAGCACCGGCCCCCTAGGCCACCTTCATTTCTTGCTGGGGTTGGCACAGTCACCCCTCTCCTACTGGCTTCATTTTTTGAAGTCCTGGCTCTGCTATGCCTTTTCAGGGCCCTTATGTCGCTGTCTATTCCTTCACCTTATCTACTCACAACCATGCTCTACCCTCATTCCTCCTGGGTTACCCGTTGGGCTTCCCAACTCTTTTTGCTGCTAGTACTAGGCTGGGCACCGCTGCTCAGCAGCTGCAGCGATTCAAAAGAAAAGCAGGTCGTGACGCCCGACCCAACCATTAAAGTGGCTTCAACCGCAAACCTGGGCTCCTTCCTTACTGATAAGGATGGCAACACTTTGTACTATTTCTCGCGTGATACTGACGGCAAAAATGTGTGTACCGGCGGCTGCGCGGCCGTGTGGCCACTCTTTTATGAGGCCAATATCCAAGTAAGCGGCGACCTGCAAGCCTCCGACTTCTCTACTCAAATGACCGCCGATGGCAAGCCTCAAACCTTGTACAAAGGGTGGCCGCTCTACTACTACGCCCCGCTGGTGAACGGACAAAACGTGCGCGAAGCCACCGGCCAAACCTCCGGCGACGGTGTGGGCAATGTGTGGTATGTGGTAAACCCATCGTACTCCATAATGGTGGCTACCAAGAGCATCGTCGATAAATCAACCAACCAAAGCGCCAACAAAAACTTTCTGATTGATGCCAAGGGACGTACGCTCTACACCTTTCTCAAAGACGACCGTAACCCCACTACCCTAGCTACTAATTGCACCGGCGACTGTGCTACCGTGTGGCCGCCCTTCTATACCACGGGGCGTAACCTGCCATCGGCCCTTAAAGGCAGCGACTTCAGCACCATCACGCGCACCACTACCGTTAGCGGCCCCTACGGCGACGGTACCACTACCAATCAGCAGCTTACTTATAAAGGAAAGCCCCTCTACTATTACACCGCCGACAACCAGACTCGCGGACAGGTGGAAGGCAACGGTTTGGTAAGTGAAGGCGACAAATGGCTGGTAGCAACTCCATGAGCCAGCTACTAGCTCCACTGAAGCAGATGACCGCGGCGCGTGTTCCCCTGGCAGCCGCCGCCATCCGCTACTGGTGGCTTGGGCTGCTGCTGGCTACCCTGCTGCCCGCCTGCACCTACGACAGTGCCGAGGAGCTGCTGAGCAAAACCCCACCCGCTCCCGCCTGCGATACCCTGGCCGTTACCTTCGCCGCATCCGTCGCACCGCTGTTGCAGCAGCGGTGTGTGAGTTGCCACAACCCCACCCTCCGCAACGGCGATGTGAACCTGACCACTTACGCGCAAGTGCAGCGCGTAGCCGCCGATGGCCGCCTAGTGGGCGTGATTACACACGCAGCCGGCTATCCGGCCATGCCACAGGGAGGCCCAAAGCTTTCTGATTGTGAAATAGCGCGCATCCGCTCCTGGGTACGGCAAGGGGCTCCAAACAACTAGCCAGCCTATGAAACGCTTACTTTTTCGGCCCTTGCTGTTGGGCTGGCTGGTGCTGTGCGCCCACTGGGGTAAGGCTCAGGAAACGCGTTACCAAACGCGCACTGGCTTTATTTCCTTTTTCTCATCTAGCCCTCTGGAAGATATAGAAGCTCGAAGCCAGCAAACCTCTGCCGTGCTGGATTTGCAAACCGGCCAACTCGCGTTTAGCATCCCTATTCGGTCGTTTGCGTTCAAGCGCACCCTCATGCAGGAGCATTTCAATGAGAACTACCTGGAGTCGGAGCGCTACCCCAAGGCTACGTTTTCTGGTCGGCTGCTGGAGGTGAATCTGCCGGAACTGCGGGAAGCCTCCAAGGTGCAAATGGTAACCGCCGAGGGCGACCTGACCATTCATGGCGTCACGCACCGCGTGCAAGTGCCCGGCACCTTGCAGCTGCAAAACGGACAGCTGCTGGTGCAAGCCGTTTTCACTGTGGCCCCCGCTGACTACAAGATTGAGATTCCGGCCCTGGTGCGCGACCATATTGCCAAGAGCGTGCAAATAAAAGTGCGCCTCGCCGCCGACCCACTCCGGACCATGGCTTCCCGCCCCTGACCTCTATGGCTATGCTTTCACCCACTACCTATCGCCTCCTGGGCTTGCTAGGCCTGCTATGCTGTGCTCATAGTGGCCTAGCGCAAGATGCACTGCTGCAAGAACTGGAGCGCCAAAACCCCGACAGTACCCGCCGGGCACCCGTAACGGCAACCTTCAAAGGCACCCGGATAATTAATGGGCACTCCGTGGAAACGCCGGGTGGGGGCACGCTCATCTTTCTGATTTCCCACCGCTTTGGTACCCTTAACAGTGGAGCGTATAACTTCTTCGGCCTCGATCAGGCTACCATTAGGCTGGGGCTGGAGTATGGGTTCACTGACCGCTTGGCCGTAGGCATTGGCCGCAGCTCCCTTGAAAAAACCTTTGATGGCTTCGTGAAATACCGCGCCCTACGGCAGAGTACTGGCCTAGGCGCCGTGCCCGTGAGCGTAACCCTGTTGGGCGCCACTGCTCTCACCAGCCTGCGCTATGCTAATGAAGGGTTTGAGCACACTTTCCCGCGCCGGCTCACCTACACCTGGCAGGCTCTGGTGGCCCGCAAGTTCACCCCTGGCTTATCGGTGCAGGTAAGCCCTACGGTAGTACACCGAAATTTGGTGGATACCGAGGAAGATGAAAACGATGTGTATGCCCTAGGCTTTGCGGGCCGGCAAAAGCTCACCAAGCGGCTGGCCCTTAC from Hymenobacter taeanensis encodes:
- a CDS encoding DUF5777 family beta-barrel protein gives rise to the protein MLSPTTYRLLGLLGLLCCAHSGLAQDALLQELERQNPDSTRRAPVTATFKGTRIINGHSVETPGGGTLIFLISHRFGTLNSGAYNFFGLDQATIRLGLEYGFTDRLAVGIGRSSLEKTFDGFVKYRALRQSTGLGAVPVSVTLLGATALTSLRYANEGFEHTFPRRLTYTWQALVARKFTPGLSVQVSPTVVHRNLVDTEEDENDVYALGFAGRQKLTKRLALTLEYYYRLPNSRATGLRDALAVGIDIETGGHVFQLHVTNSRGMIEPFFVPRTSGDFFKGDIYFGFNVARNFTLKPQL
- a CDS encoding YceI family protein; translation: MKRLLFRPLLLGWLVLCAHWGKAQETRYQTRTGFISFFSSSPLEDIEARSQQTSAVLDLQTGQLAFSIPIRSFAFKRTLMQEHFNENYLESERYPKATFSGRLLEVNLPELREASKVQMVTAEGDLTIHGVTHRVQVPGTLQLQNGQLLVQAVFTVAPADYKIEIPALVRDHIAKSVQIKVRLAADPLRTMASRP
- a CDS encoding cytochrome c; this encodes MSQLLAPLKQMTAARVPLAAAAIRYWWLGLLLATLLPACTYDSAEELLSKTPPAPACDTLAVTFAASVAPLLQQRCVSCHNPTLRNGDVNLTTYAQVQRVAADGRLVGVITHAAGYPAMPQGGPKLSDCEIARIRSWVRQGAPNN